The genomic DNA CCTGAGCGCGACGCACCGCTTGCCCGAGAGAGGCTTCTCGTCCGACTGGCTCCTGGTGGGCGCCGAGCCCGGTGAGCGTACCGTGTACGTCGGTGCGATCAGCGACGGATGCCTCTGGCGTGTCCCGCTCGACAGCGGGACGCTCTCGGCACCGCTGGCCTGCGACCTCTACCTGGAGTTTCCGTACATCACCTACTATCACTGGCCGGCTTTCTCCCCCGGCACAGCTGCGCCGGCCGGCGCGACCGGCCTGCTCCGGCACCTTCCCCAGTCGGCAGCTGGGGTCGCGACCGCCCTGCTCGCTGGCACCTTCCTCGTCGCCACGCTCGGCAAGCTCTTCGCCCTCGCCGATGCTGCGCGCCTGCTCGCTACCGTCCTCCCGCGACTCCGCCGTTGGGCACGCCCGGCCGCGCTCGGGACCGTCGCGCTGGAACTCCTCACCGGAGCCCTGTTGCTGGTACCGGGCACCCAGCGCGCTGGGCTCGCGCTCGCCGCGACCGCTCTCCTCGCCTTCACCGCGTTCGGCCTCGTCGGAGCCCGGCGCGCGCCAGGCGCGGACTGTAGCTGCTTCGGCAACCTGATGCCGGCGAAGCTCGGTCGCGGGACGCTCCTGCGCAACGTGACTCTGCTCGCGCTCGTCGCAATCGCCTGGCCAGTGGCAGCGGCACCGTCCCTTGCCGACGTGACCGTTGCCAGCCTTCTCGTGCTCTCGGTCCTGGTCGTGTCCCGCGTGGCCGCGACCGTGGCCAGTCTGCGCCGGTCGGCTGGAGGAGTCACGACGCGCCATGCTGCCTGAGTGGATCCTCGTCGTCAGCTCCTCGCTCGCGTGGCTCGCCGTGCTCGCGCTGGCCACTATCGTGTCCCAGCTCGCCCGGCGTCTCCAGCTTCTCCAGCAACAGGTCAGCGGCAACGCGGGCCAAGAGCGAGTGCTCGAGAGTCTCGGCCAGCCGGTCCCGCCGCTCGCCCTCGCTGGCCCCGCGTCCGATCAGCTGATCCTCGGCGTGCCCCCGGCGGCGCCAGCGGTCGTCCTCGCTCTCAGTCAGCGCTGCCCACCGTGCGCAGGCTTCTGGGCACAGTCGGCAGCGCTCGCAGCGTCGCTCGCTGCGCGAAATGTCCTGCTGGTCCTCGCCGTACCGGAGCGCGCAGTTCCGGCAGAAGCCGCACACCTGCCCCGGCTCGTCGGCGAGGCAGCGCTGGCTGCACTCGGTCTCTCGAGCTTCCCGAGCCTCGCGTTCGTCGACGAGCGTGGTCACCTGCGGGGACGTGGGGTCCTCCGGAGCGTCGAGGAAGTCCCGGAGATCGTCAGCATGCTCCTGCAGCCCACGGTCGACACGGAGGGAAAGTCATGACTCTCTGGCTGGTCCCGCTCGCCTTGGCCAGCGGGTGTTCCGCACTCTGGTCGCCTTGAGGGTACTCGATGGTCGACGTGCTCGGCCCGACCATGGCAGAGCGACCACGCCGGCACGCCGTGGCGACCGCCTTCCTCCACGTGCTGGCCAGCAGCGCCGGCGGTGCGCTGACCGGCGGGGTGCTCGCACTGCTCGGCACGCTGCTCCTGCCAGCTGTGGTCGCCACGCAGCGCCCGGCAGTCCTACTCGCCGCAGTGGTCACCGCCCTCGCGATGGCCGAGATGGTGACCGGCTGGCGGAGCCCGGTCTGGCGCCAGGTCCCGCCCGCACGGTTCCACCGCGGTCCCCTCTTCGCGAGCGCAGCCTGGGGATTCGAGCTCGGCACCGCTTTCACCACCCGCTGGCCGACGCTCCAGCTCGCCAGTCTGGGTCTGGCGACGCTCCTGTCACGCGACCTCGTACAGGGTGCAGCCCTCTTCCTCGCGTTCGGCCTCGCGCGCGGTCTCGTCACTGCCGGAGCGGCGTATGCGCTGTGGCGGCCTCCTTGCCCGGTGGGTGCGCTCGGTGTCCTGAACCTGCAGCGGCTGGCACGAGCGGGACCGGTGGCTCTGGCCTTCGTCTGTGCAGGCCTCCTGCTGTACACTGCGGGTACGGCCTCCTGACCGGAGAGAAGGAAACCGAGCGATGCGGTCCAGCCTCACTCCAGCCCGGCTCAGTCTCGTCCTGCTCCTCGTCCTCCCGTCGCTCGGCTACCTGCTCCTCGACGACCGGCCGGCACCACCGCACCTCTTCCTCCACCGGATGCCGCCACCGCTGCTCCACGCCGGCCGCCGGAGACGGCCACCGCGGGATCCTCCTGATCCCGCCGAGCCCGCTCAGCCAGAGCCATCCCCGTCCCGAAGCGCTCCCGACGACACCCTCTTCGCTGATCTCTACGGCGAGCATGTGGAGCACCTGCGAGCTTACTTGCGCCGCCTCGGTGTGCCGCCTTCCCTCCATGACGACCTGATCCAGGAAACTTTCGCGCGCGCCTGGGCAGCTCGCGCCCAGTTGCGCGACCGCGCAGCGCTGGCCACCTGGCTCAACCGGATCGCCCAGCGCTCCTGGTTCGACTGGTTGCGCGCCCAACAGCTGGAGCATCGGGCGTTCGGCCGTGTACTCCGCGAGGCCTGCCCCCGAGGCGCGGAGGATTGGTCGGCCGACCGCCTGCTCGTCGAGCAAGCGCTGGCGAAGCTCCGCGACCGCGACCGGGAGATCCTGTACCTCCGCTGGGAGGCCGAGCTCGGGTTCGACGAGATCGCCGACCTCCTCGGTATCTCCCCCACCGCCGCCCAGCGCCGCGCGCACCGTGCGCTCGAGCGGCTCAAACAGATCCTCGCCCGACTGGAGCGCACGGGCGACTCCGGTAACGAGGTACAGCGGTGAACCACCGAGGTGGGGGACGTTCGGAACACCGGCGCGCCGGTGCAGCGCCACAGACACCTCTGCTAGACTCGAAACACAAATCGGACGGAGACAAGGATGCGACGCAAGCGCTTCGCGCCCACTCGGATACGCTGGGGCTGGCTGGGGCTCGTGCTCGCCGCCATCTTCCTCGTCCTCAGTCCAGCGAGCGCATCGGCGCATGTCCGCTGGTTCGTGCCGGAAAGTCTCCAGCTCCGCTCGCCGCAGTGGGAACTCTTCTGGCGCTGGCCGACGCTGGCGGTCATCGGCCTCAGCGCGTTCCTCTGGGCGGGACTCCGGCTTCTCCAGCGGGCCCTCGGCACCCCACACTGGCCGAATCCGCCGCTCCTCGCCAGCATGGAACCCTGCGCGACCCGCGTCCTCGCCCTCCACGCCGGTATCAGTCTCGTCTGGTTCGCGTATCAGCGCGAACTTTTCGTATCGTCGCTCGAACTCCCGAACTCGCTCCTCGGATGGGCTCTCCTGGTCGCGACCGTCATCGTCGCCTTCACCTTCATTACTGCACTTTTCGACCGGGCTGGCGCAGCCCTCCTGCTGCTCGTCTACCTGGCGGCCTTCGCGGTCTTCCCGCCGGTCGCTGTGCTCGAGCAGCTGCACTATCTCGGCATCGCGCTCGTCCTGCTCGTGCTCGGCCAGACGGTTCCGCCGCTTCGCGTGGCGCAGGTTCTCATCGGGCTCACCCGGTACGAGCGGCACGCCGTCACAGCGCTCCGGGTACTCACCGGTCTCGCGCTGGTCATCGTCGCCTTCTCCGAAAAGCTCCTCAATCCCGAACTGAGCAGCGCGTTCCTCCAGCAGTACCCGCACTTCAACGTCCTTCACAGTCTCTTCGGCTGGACCTGGGTCTCCGATCGCTTCTTCGGCGACCTGGCGGGGATCGTCGAGGCAACGATCGGGATCCTGCTCATCACCGGTGTCCTCACCCGCGTCGTGATCCTCGCGATGTGGATTCCGTTCAACCTCACCGTGCCACTGTTGCCGCCGGTGGAGCTGCTCGGCCACCTGCCGATCTTCGGCATCATGTACCTGCTGCTCTTGTACGGCTCGGGAGTCGCGCCGCAGACAGCGTTCCGCTGGCTACAGCCCGCCTTGACCGGCGAACTCGCTGCTGCCTAGCGCCGCCTCGGCGGAGAAGGAGAAGTCTCAGCCAGATAGCTGGCCCGCGCTCAAGCAGCCTCGACTCCGAACTCCGGATCGAGCAGACCGAGTTCAGAGAGGACGAGCGCGCGGTGCTTGCAGTACCGGTAGTAGGCGCTTCCGGGACACGAACACAGCAACTCGTCGTCCAGAATCGTCACCTCGTAAGCGACACCGGACTGGCTGGCACTCGTCACGGCCCAGTGACGCGGGTCGCCGTTCAGTCGGAAGGCACGTACGCCTTCTCGCCGTGCCCGCTCAGCCATCCGCCGCCAGATCGCCCGGTCGATCTCGCGCCAGCTCGCCACTGGCTTGCCTTGAGTCTCCTGCATCGCGCCTCACCACATGTTCTGTCTACAACGCACCGCCATCCAGTATAGCACAGATGTTCTGGATCGCAGGCGACCATTTGGATCGACCAGTGTTTGGCTCGATCGACCCGATCCCGGTGGCCAGAAAAGCGACGGTGCCGGTA from Thermomicrobium sp. 4228-Ro includes the following:
- a CDS encoding RNA polymerase sigma factor, with product MRSSLTPARLSLVLLLVLPSLGYLLLDDRPAPPHLFLHRMPPPLLHAGRRRRPPRDPPDPAEPAQPEPSPSRSAPDDTLFADLYGEHVEHLRAYLRRLGVPPSLHDDLIQETFARAWAARAQLRDRAALATWLNRIAQRSWFDWLRAQQLEHRAFGRVLREACPRGAEDWSADRLLVEQALAKLRDRDREILYLRWEAELGFDEIADLLGISPTAAQRRAHRALERLKQILARLERTGDSGNEVQR
- a CDS encoding SWIM zinc finger family protein → MQETQGKPVASWREIDRAIWRRMAERARREGVRAFRLNGDPRHWAVTSASQSGVAYEVTILDDELLCSCPGSAYYRYCKHRALVLSELGLLDPEFGVEAA